The nucleotide window aatatcgcGAAATAAAGCTCAAATCATCTAAAAAGCTTGGTCAGCCTTTGTGCATAGGAAAGTAGCAAATTGCAGAATACAATTCAATACTAACGACCTCTTTTGGCAATGTACTGAAAACCTCAGGAAAATGTTATATCTATTAAAACCTCTTAAACCAACAAGATACACAACATGGCCATGCAACATAAATCAGTGCAAATATATTCAACACAGATAAAAAGAGGATCATGTAATGAATACTAGTAAGGAGAATAAGGTTTGTAATTGTATGTGGAAGGGGTAAAATAGTGAGGGTGGTGTGTGgtagttgagtagttgtaaagaTGTTACAGCTTTTTAGGAGAAGTCAAAACAGTTACAGTAGTTAGGAGTGTAAAAATACAGTATATCTGTATTAGAATAGGCTATTCCAAGAATCAATAAATAAGAATACTTTTCTCTCATCTTTGaatattcttttctcttctcatccaatctatttcttttctcatccAATCTATCTGTTTTCTCATCTATTTCTCTCCCTATTTCTCTGTTTCACTTAGTTGGCAGGCTGGTATGTAACAATTTAGTATCAGAGCCTTGATTTGAGTTGGATTTGTTTTCAATATTTTCTGTTGGAGTCACAACTCTGGGcagattcatgggagtgttgcaAACTTCCAGAATTCCAGGTTTTTCTCtgctcctctctttctctcttctttccCTCTATTCTTTCTTTTATTCTTCCTCTCTGCCTGAAATTTCTTCCCTTTCTCAcctcaatttcttcttcttttttcttactTTCTTGAAATTCTTGAATCAAATTCTTTCTTCTTCTGTCACTTTCTAATTCTTTCTTTTATTCCcttctttaatttcttatttccagCATTTCAAGAAACCTGTTTCTtgaaattcttgaaaattttcttcctcTCCCTTGTTCTTCTCTCTTGCGAGCTGCCTTATTCTCTTTTTCCCTTCATCAAATTCTTCTTAATTTCCCTATTTTCAATTTCTTCAATGTTAGGGTTTCAAAATCAAGACCTGTTTTGTCAAATTCAAGAAACatctgaaatttaaaaaaaaaaaaaatctttctttTCTCTCAATCTTTCTTCCTTCTCTACAAAATATTTTCTTTCTATTTCTGTAATTTCTTCTCTATTCTTCTTttcacaatttttcttcttcctttctctgtGATTTTCTTCCAATTCCAGTATCGATTCCTTACCCCTGCTCAGATAtgattttcttttactattttcctcaaattttcttggAAGTAAAATACAATCAAAGCATCAAACCATGGGAGTACAATCTTGGGAACAAAAGGATCTTAAGGGAATGCTAGAAATTTTTGAAAGAAGAGTAACAGAACGCTTAGAGGAGTTGCTGTATCAAAAATGGAACAAATTAGATAAGTTGTTAGAAGAGCAAATAAAAAGGAGGGAAAAATTGTTTCAAGAGGCACAATCCAAAAGTCAATTTCAAGATTTAGAGCTGAGATCCCAAATTCCAGGGGATTTTacggaaaatgaaaagaaaacagaaAATGTTGCAGCCTTTACTAATGAAGATGCATTGGAATTGTGTCTTGCAGAAGGAGGGGAAACATTACAACATCTGATGCAGGATTTTCTTCCTCATATGTCTAGCATAAATGAGGTTTTTGGGGAGGAGAATGATGAAGACATAGAAGACAACAATCATGGAACTGAAGTTTATAGGGGTGATGACAAGGAATTGGGAAAGACTAAGGACAGTGCTGCTAAGAAGGAAATTGTCCTTCTTGATGATAAGATTCATGGGGATGGAGATGTTAAGAAGTCGATTCAAAAGGAGGagcaaaaatttcaaattcttgAAGATTCCATTCAACAGAGTTTTGAGAATGATGTTAATGGTGCAAATGATGAGAATACAATAACATTACTGAAGCCTCCAGTAAAGTGCATATGAGGCAACTATACTATTCAATGGGGAGAATAGGAGCTGAATATGAAGTGGAATTCCTTTGCTCAATAAAACAAAGGATGATTTTGCCTCAGTTAAGAATGAAAGAAGTGTTGGAAGCTACACAATCTAGAGTCCAAAAACCTGAAATTTCTGGGAGCACTAGGAATGGATGGAGTTTACTAATTCAAGAGAACCATGATTGTGAGTTTTACTATTGTGAGTTCTTAATGTCCATAGAGGATAAATGGGAGTTATCAAgaaggctgaagaagaagaaattaattttggagaacattgcATCTGTAATTCTTAAACAAGATGTATTTGAAAGAAGGAGAAgacaaagaaagaaaaattactaTGACGAAGGAAACGAATTGACATTTTGGTGCTGGTTTATTGCACACAATCAATAATTTCAATGTTGCagcaccaccccccccccccccccccctctattCATTCTTGAGGACAAGAATGATTTCAAGGAGTAGGGAATGTAATGAATACTAGTAAGGAGAATAAGGTTTGTAATTGTATGTGGAAGGAGTAAAATAGTGAGGGTGGTGTGTGgtagttgagtagttgtaaatatgTTATAGCTTTTTAGGAAAAGTCAAAACAGTTACTGTAATTAGAAGTGTATAAATAGAGTATATCTGTATTAGAATAGGCTATTCCAAGAATCaataaacaagaatacttttctcTCATCTTTGAACATTCTTTTCTCTTCTCGTCCAATCTATCTGTTTTCTCAtctatttctctctctttctctccctatTCCTCTGTTTCACTTAGTTAGCAGGCTGTTATGTAACAGATCACATTTAAGTTAATTTCccttctattaaaaaaaaatgctTCTTTACAAGTTGAACTTCTCAGGAAGATAAAACAAACCTGAGCAGGAGGCAAAGATGAGACCCAGTCAGATGCATGAGTTGGAAGAAGCCCCAATGTGTTAAGCTGCCAAAGTCAAATATACAGAACTCAATGTGATGAACCCTTTTCTGTTTTGCCATTCATTTTAGAAGGAATGATTTAGTTAGGAAAGGTAACGAAAATGAATCTTACCTTCCAAACACCCAGCGCCAAACCCCCCAAATTAAGAGCAATAAACAGCAACTTAGGCCCAAGAAGATCTATTTTACCGTCTTTGTATGGCTCAAAAACTGGAAAGAAAAGCAAAAGATAACGATTTAGCTTTGGATAAAAGAACTCTATGTGCACTGTAGAGTAGATCCAAATGTCAATTATCATGGGAACACTTTATAAACCTAGAACACTATAAGAGCAAGGTAGACACTAATGCTGATTGtgatgagaaaagaaagaaataaagaaagataTCACCTGAGAAACAAAAAGGAAAAGGACAAAGATTACCAGTAAAAACGGTACAAAGATAATTTGATTTACAAAAAAACTCAGGAGATAAAAAGATTATAAGAGAAGCATAGATTTCATTTGCCCAGCAGGACCaaaaaaaaaggaggaagaaaacgcaaataaataaaaggaagaaGAATCGTGAACATCCTAATGATCATTcctgtatatatttaaaaataacagAAAAATCCAGCAGTTGATGTATGTTGTTACAATCTCTCCTTGATATACTTTTtgcaaaagaagaaaagaaggagatttgAAAGGCTCTAGTGCAGTGTAAAAGAATAGAATTCCCCaggaagaaaaaggtgaaaacaAGAAAGGGGTGTGGGAGGGGGATTGGATTTTGAGTGAATGACATGGTTTCTTCCCAATGCATGCAGTAGTAGTCTTCATACCATAAATAACTAGACAGAGAACAAATGTTCAATTTGGTATCAACTATCTTTAAGAGGTGCAGCAGAAGATGAACTCATATGTAAAAATGAGTTCATAATAGATTGTGTGGGTGATCCTCTACCAACCCAACCCCTTAATTATAACAATACAGTAATAAATTGGAGTATATGACTTACCCTTCCCAACCCCTTGAAGAGCACTTATGGGCTGCCAAAGAGCTGAAAATGTAATACCAATGCTAAAAAGATGCACAGTACTTCCAGCCATCCACATCATGAATCCCATCATCAGCAAATTCTTGAAAGGTGCTTGTGCCACTTCCCAAGCTTTCTGTTCATACGTTATAAAGACACGTGTTAACCAACAATAAAATGATGATCAATCTGGTGATAATCATTTTATTTCATAACTCCACAGAAATATCAGAAACATGGAAACTGAGGCAATTTATGTTCAAGGAACAATATAAAGTTCTAGGAGAACCCCTATAACATGCATAAAACAAGAAGATTTCTCCTTTCTTTCATgtctttcttctttgaccaggCCAGGCATAATTAAAAATTTCTTTGATTTGCTTCAAGCATAAGAATTCAATACAAGGTTTTCTAACGCAAAacctactaataatggtgactgataactctctctctctctctctctctctctctctctctctctctctctctctctctctctctctcacacacacacacacacacacacacacaaattcactcATCACCCAACTTTGCTCTATCCCTCTCTCGCTCAGCCAAGCTGCTTAAGCCATCACTTTCAGGAATCAATAACCATACAAGAATTTTACAAAATGAAACCAGATTCTAAACAAATTGCTTAACTCCAGAAACCCATTAactattaacttttatttttcagGAATCTATCCCCAAGTTTTAAGATGATCTGATTTGGATGAGGAAAAGACAAAGACAATACAAATATAAGAAATAATAAGCACATTGAAATTTGGCCTAATAATTCGTCAATTTGAGATTTAATTGGAAATCAGTAAAATCCTCTACCATCGAAAATAAGGCGGTTGTAAACAATTGTAAGCATTTATGCCAGCTTCAAGATTATAATAAACATTAGATATTAGACAACCATATACTTGAATCACCGAATCATATATTCATAAGACACTCCTCAAAGCTCAAGCCTTGACATGGTAAAGTTGCTGGTTCATAAAAGTTGCTTCAATCACCAAAAATCCATCCCATAATAGTAGGTCTGGAGGAGGACTATATAATATTTCtagtttatttcttttttttaattaaccaACTCTGCATCTATCTAtctagaaactagaagcaaaaacAATTCAAGAACTCAAAAACGAGATCAAATAAGAAGAGGAAAGCTAACCTGAGCTTTCCAATTAGCTTCAGCATCCTTTTTTTGCTTAGTTACAGTGGATTCGTCCTGAATACATTCAcataacccaaaaaaaaaaaattgagaactaAGGCAAGCAGATAAAAAGATGGGAATTGGATGGGAATACAAAATAAATTGCCAAAACCTGATCTTGAGAAGCGCGAGAGAAACCAGGAGGATCGGGGAATTCCCGAGAAGAAGGAGCTGTTGAATTGTCAGTGAAATCGACAGCCCATCTACGGCCCGAACCCATTACAGCTTTTCCTTTGTCCATGTCTCTTGAGACGTTAttcgaagaagaagaagatcaatAGATAATGCAGCAGAGGTCTCTTCAGTCCCTTCCCTCTTTCACACTCAACTGGATCCAATCCACCAATACTCTATTTATTATTTCCTGTGGGAATATCCTTCCATTAAATGACTTAATTTTCaacaaaaattttaaggaaattgcaaattataaatttctttttcaaataaaattgttaggaatatttaatatttacaatttaaaaaaaaaattaactattcTAAGAAAAAGAATTCTCTATAATatgttattatataaaattattttaaaaaattttatttaataattagttATACTATTTATGAAATAATACCTAATACACAGATTATCTTCTCTTTTAATCCCACCCCACCACACATTACGAAAAAACCAAATCAATAGTTGGGTGACTAGCAGaaattttctaataattaatctttttttttgaaaaaaaatcagTTTTACTTCAAAAATAAATCAGATCAACTAATTTTAATCTAATTcaaaattaatttctattaagcTGATACacactaattttaatttgatttcaattCTAAATTACATTAATCCATTAGATAgatttcaatttcattttcattAGACTCAAaagaagaaaatattttccttacaaaaaaaatattgaatttaaaaaaaaaattgaataatttttagaaaaaaaactAATTTTCTCCATTCAAAGGACAAGTTATTTCTCCATCGATACCATTCCTTCTAGGCTTTAGAATTGGCAGAGCAGGCATGAGAAAACCTTAATAGGAACAGAACCATTATCCAGTGGTATTGCAATTTATTGCATTTTCAGAAGGAATGGAATTCAGATGACATTCAAAAACTGCATTAGCAAAGTGAATACATAACAGTCTAGCTTAGCAGGGCCACCTCATAAAAAGCAAACAACCATTTATTGTAACATTCTAAAACAGGTTCATCATTCAAGATTTGGTGTACACTCTCCCCATTTACAGGATTATGCTTCTTGGAAGAGTTCATGACTGCTATAACTCCCTCTTGAGTGAAAATTTGTCTGAAATGTTGGCTATAATGAAACCTGCAAAAACCTGCGTCCGATAAACTGGGTTAATCAAGTTTGGTTAAAAGTAATTGAATTGTAACTTGATAGAATCACCAAAACTAGTGTTAGTTCTAAGGCCTTAAAAAGATGCAGCCAAGGATTTGAGGCAGAAAAAAATTTAACTACATCATGTTAAAGGTGTCCGTGTAATGATGCTGTTACAGAAATTGCAAAATAATAGCAACAATAATAAGCAGCAGCATATTAACCTGAATACATCCGGAGACGTAGATTGCAGAGTAGTGACGGCCATGTATAACCATGTCAGCTACCATTGCAAGGGGTATTGTCAAGGAAACGCCCAATGTCGCAACCAGCGGAGTCGTCCAAATCACAGAAAGTGCCCTGCATCATTGCAGCAAATATAAAAACAATCTTCTTGCCAGACAATAAACAGTTAATTTCAGCACCATTTATTGCCAGTTCTAATTTTGATTGAGAAAGATTTTGCCATTTAACCAAGTAAGAAATATAAGTGCCCACTGTTTTTGTTTCTcatattagattttcaatatgaaAATCAAAACATGTTGAGTCATCACAGTGTCCAATCAAGCAAAAATAATTGGCAACTGTGGAACATACCACAAGTAATCTGACAGAACACTCCCTATAAAGCCATTTAACAGCAAAACTTCGCCAACATATGTTGAATCTGGGAACCTGAATGCTGGTTCAATCCCCACAGCATTCAGTGGAAACACTGCAAGGAACAATATTACTATGAAATGTACAACTGTAGAAGAAATACAGGAAGGAACTATGAAAATAAGAAATGGGATTTAGAGCAAGATCACAACCCCAGGTGCCCACAAAAGAACaagaaaaggaataaaaataCAGGGAAAAAAAAAGGATGAGAACAAGGGGTAGCAAGATAAGATtaggaaaaattgaagatttttgATGCTGCATATCAATTAGAAACTACTATATGGCTTCCATCACTAATGATTTGACTGTACCAGAGAAAAATCATGTGCTCCTGATCAACCATAAAACAACAATTAAGGTACATATCAAAGTAAAATCTAACCTAAATATAGTGTAAAAAACATTAGAGAATAATTATTGGTACTTTTGAGTTGGAGAAGCCTGGACAGCAGATTACAGTTGCCAAATTAGAGGTTTGAGAAACCTTAATCACTGAACTCTTCCCaacatttcatgataaatttatgGAATTTTAAAAATTCCTCTTTATCTTTCAATTGATAGGCTACATGTTGAAACTTCATAATATTAACTCTCAGATTATAGTTCTCATGCATGTGTTTTTCAGACGCAATTGATGGGCATAAAAGCTTGTAACTTTTAACTACTTACAAAGCCACCAAAGCCCAAGAAGGGTGAAAAGACCAATATAGCCCAAGAACTTTTGCATATCAACCTTCTCACCTTCTGATCCAGCACATCTCTTGAGCAACACTGCATTTAATAGGCCGGTTAAGAAAGCTATATCAGAAACAACCAGATAAAATTAAATTGATCATAGTTGCCATCAAAATCATATATCATCTATGTAACCTGTAAATAAGCCAGATGATATTGCTGAGAAAAGGCCAAATATGTCCCCCATGATTGAATGCCTTCTTGCCCTTGGAAACATGAATAAGGACatagttttaaaaaatgaaaaaggaaaaacaataaGAGGAAGAAAGAAGGAAAGGATGGGGGAGAATGCATTACCTATATAAGATCATAATGAAGCTGAGTCCAGGGACCACATTCCCCCACCCCCACCATTATTTCAAGAAATTGAACCCAAGATTTTTACCATAACCCTGGGTTTGGCATTCACATGTTGTTTGTAGATTACAGATAATTTATATGtatctaaataaaatttcaggtGCAAGTAAACATCTCCTCATTGTATCAATAACAAATCAGGTATTACTCATATAGAGTGGTGGGAAGGGAAAAAGAGAAGCTATGAAGACTTAAATGGGAAATTGCAGCTGCTACATTTTTGACACAATAACTTACTCAGAAACGCTCAGCATTTCATCTGTTGCTGAAGTTTTTCCAACCGTGGTCATGGCTACACCAGCCATGCTGATAAAAATAGCGACCAACTTGGTAACATTTATGGAGTCCTGGCCAGGCAAAACTCCAAAGAAAACAGTAAAAAGCGCCAGAAGTAGAAGTTAAGACAGTCGTACTTGCAACACTTGCATTTGCTAAAGCTGAGTTTGATAGATACTGCATTATGAAAGTAACTAAAATAATTATACAACATGTTTAGAAAAGGAACTTGATGACTGCCATCCTAAAGAAAACTATGAAatcaaagttaaaaaaaaaaaagtatctaTGAGAAGAAAGAAGATCCACACTACATGCAAGATATCAAACCCAGATCAGTTTGCCACTTCTCCAATTAAACATGCGTATTAGAAAATAAAAGGCATAACTGATTCACGGCAAACAACTGAATAGAATATTTAGGAGCATATGCTTCTCGTACAGTTGGTCAAATAATGAATTATCAGGTCTATTAAGATTATCCATGAGAATCAGTTTTGCCAATTCAGCAGCCATTCTTACGTAACTAGTCAGCATTTATGATGGAACTACATCACTGGTCAGCAGATTTATGATGGAACTAATGTTGAATCACTAGAAAACATATGAAATGAGAAAGGCTATCAGATGATCTTAAATTGTAAATAATTTGCGAATTATGTTTCTCGGTTAACAAAATTAGAACTTCACCCATCTGTTGCAATACTGATTTATCAGTAAGAAAACCATGATTTTCTGAGCCAAGGAGTTTATTTAAATTTGACTGACTCCCATTCACTGTCAATAATAAAAGTAAAGTACCTTaatctttaaacccataaataataagaaaagaaGGGTTCCACTTAGTTGGGAAGATTAATTGCATAGTTTTTAAATGGTAATGCCTTCTCCTTTTCTTTCTGGTAGCTATGAGCAATATGCCATTGATTACCCCATCAAGCTCCTTTGCAAGACCAGTGTCTCCTAAAGAATGGATGATGGATGAACCAAATTACCTCTGTTACAAACCAGATTGGAGCAAGACATAAACTGCACTTGGCAACTTCCACTGAACTAAGTTTGCAATTCCGTTGAAGCAAAGAAGGTTCTTCTTCCCCTTTTTTCACGATCACAGGCCACCCCTCCTCCCTTTCACTGAGAGGGTCCTTGTCAGTTACTAGGCAGCAACTGGCTTCAGTCTCTGGCTCTTGGTACATATCATTGATTGTAAGCGGAATATCAAGTCCAGTAGAAGAGCTAGTAATAGAACTGCCATTGTAGATGTCCTTTAACAAGTAAGTGTGGAATAAACTACAGAACCAGTCTTTCATAAACGCTATGGGTAGAAAGACCACCATAAGAGACGCTCCAAGATATGTGAGTGCAAATGGCTGTCTGTACTTTTCATAGATATTCTGTAGAAAACAAGAAACGGAAGTCCAGATTTTTATAATTAGTAGATATATAACAATCACTAAACATATACTAGTTAAAAGAAATTTGTCATTAACAAAAGAAAGAAACATGAGAACTGAAAAGACTGCAGAAGCAAAAGTACAAGGATATGTGCATTCAAAGATTCAATTGTTTTGGTTCCCATCAATGAgaatacataataataataataataattttaataaacgcCCTCTCATTTTTTCTCTCCTCCTCTTGGCAAACGAACACAATATGAAGAATCAAAGATAGAAAAGGGAGAAGACACGATTAAAGCCAAATACCTGAGTGACCTCGGCAGAAGCAACCCATATAAACACAACTGAGCCAATCAATCCCAACCCAGCTTTATATTTCCACCCCATTGCCTAAAATGCCAACAAAACCAGAGAATTCTCAGTATAATGAAAAATGACCCCAAATGTGAACTGGGTAATCTTGAATTTGCCAAAAAAATCTTCAACTTTCGAGATGATCAGGGCACTAGAAAGAAAAGGAGATCCATGACATGTACATGGTTCTTGTTTGTTGAAGGTTGAAAAGAAAAGCAGCAACAATCTTGCATTTAACTAGCGCTTCTCAGATGTTTTTTTGTCGTCAGCAGCAGGTTATATTAACGCGACAAATGGTGGAGTTTTGGCGATACCCTTTTCCAGCTCTCGGATGACGTGGCAGCCGTTGAGATCCGTTACCGCAATCAATTCCTTGTTGACGTGTCACAATCGGAACCACCTCGCGTACACTTCGGCGACTGgtgaatatttttttaataattatatttaatcttTCGTTTGTATTGATGAGAGTGAGGATGAGAGAAAAGTGTAATAATCTAAACAAATAAggagtataataatattatacCATGTGAAACTATGATAAATCATCACCCAAATAAGAGTaaagagaaaatttttattttgttttttaataatttaatcttaAAAGTTTTTATTCCatgaattaatatataaattttactttatcatcaattaaaatgtgaacataataaaatattattaataaattatattttacaaatGTTGTGTGTTAGACAGCACAGCAATCGTTTCAAGGGATCAAAATTGAATTTCATTTCATCCACCGAAAATTAGAATTGAATTCACAGAGTTAAACAAGTTTATTTTGCCCATTGAGGCATAATTATAAATAGGCTCAAAAGACGAATGATAAGATTGAATCATAAGCAATGTTTTTGTTTCTGTTCTAATAATGAAAGCTTTCCTTTTTTTCACAATAGAATACCCATCACCTAATAAGCGCACTATACATGGTAATTGAGCTcctatcaaaattgattgctctgagagagagagagagagcgctaAGGGGTACAGGAATACTGGGGCACTAAATTTCTCTGTCTAACCAGCTCATCAAGATCATGAACAATCTTGAACACAGCTTCTGGTCTTGCTAGCTTCAAGGCATTTTGTGACATGGCCTTAAGCTCATCTGCTTTTGGACCAAACCACTGACCAACAATGCTTGCAATTTCTTTTGGTGACTTAGAAAATTTCCCACATCCATTTTCCACCACATAAGGCACGTTCCCTACTTCCTGCATTTTCCATCAACGGTACATGGTTATCAGAGAATGGGGAGGTAGTGAATAAGGAAATGCTGATTTAATAGGAAAATATGTGCAGAAAAATCATTCTCATCATCCATTCATGTAGTTAGAGAATACATTATGCAGTTTCCTTGCACATGGTTTCAGAAAACAAAACTCCTTTTATGGGATGCAACTAAGAACCAAATTATGTTAAGTAATTTCTTAAATTTATGCAAGATTTAACATGAGAGAGGTGACAAGATATGCAATGAAGGCCCTCACTAATTGGAGAATAACCAAGCATAAAATAATGGTCTCACATTAGCCTAGATTCAGTATCAAACCTTGTCGTCTCAACCACAAAAACTTTCAATCATTCCTAGAACCTTAAAACTTTTAAGTGAatgaaactcaactcaactcaactcaattaagcctttatcccaaaaatttgggatcggctatatgaattcgctttctccactctgaacgattttgggttaaatcctcagaaatgtataatgcttctaggtcatgttgtactactctcctccaagtcaatttaggtctacccctttttttctttctatcctctaacctaatgtgctctacttgtctgactggagcctccgtacgtctacgcttcacatgaccaaaccacctcaatctcccttctctcaacttatcttaaATTGGcaacactcctaccttttctctaatactctcatttcaaactttatctagtctagtatggccactcatccaccttaacattctcatctctgcaactcttatcttagatgaatacgactctttcagtgcccaacactcactaccatataacatagccggtcgtatggctgtacggtaaaatttcccTTTCAATTTattaggaatcttacgatcacataaaactcccgtggcatgtctccactttaaccatccggctttaatcctatgactaatatcctcctcacatctcccatctacttgaaggactgagcctagatatttaaagtgattactttggggcactatcactccattcaaactaactccttccctatcaccagtttggccttcactgaacttgcaatgcatgtattctgtctttgttctacttaacttaaaaccctttgactctagagtacttctccaaagttctagctttctattaactccttctcgtatctcatctatcagaacaatatcatccacaaacatcatgcaccaaggaatactctcttgtatatgtttcgtcagttcatctaaaactaatgtaaaaaggcaaGGGCTTATggttgatccttggtgtaatccaattgagatcggaaaatctcttgtgtcccctcccactgtgcgcacaatagtagttgctccttcatacatatctttcaatacttgtatatacctaatagataccctcttttgttctaacacattccataagacctctcttggaacactatcataagccttctccaaattaataaaaaccacgtgtagatctttcttcacatctctatatttttccatcaagcttctaatgagaaagatcgcttccatagttgaacgaccgggcatgaaaccaaattgattgagagagatagaagtatcatgacgtagtcgat belongs to Hevea brasiliensis isolate MT/VB/25A 57/8 chromosome 4, ASM3005281v1, whole genome shotgun sequence and includes:
- the LOC110657372 gene encoding uncharacterized protein LOC110657372, whose product is MDKGKAVMGSGRRWAVDFTDNSTAPSSREFPDPPGFSRASQDQDESTVTKQKKDAEANWKAQKAWEVAQAPFKNLLMMGFMMWMAGSTVHLFSIGITFSALWQPISALQGVGKVFEPYKDGKIDLLGPKLLFIALNLGGLALGVWKLNTLGLLPTHASDWVSSLPPAQEVEYSGGGIPLH